A stretch of the Vitis vinifera cultivar Pinot Noir 40024 chromosome 16, ASM3070453v1 genome encodes the following:
- the LOC100262428 gene encoding probable (S)-N-methylcoclaurine 3'-hydroxylase isozyme 2 codes for MATYTIIADISLFSFLYPLLLLPFLLIFKHIFLKSPPLPPGPYPWPIIGNLLQMGGNLHVKLANLAKRHGPLMSLRLGTQIMVVASSSAAAMEVLKTHDRTLSGRYVSTTIPVNSPKLNHLAMAFAKVCNSDWRNLKAICRMELFSGKAMESRVELRERKVMELVEFLEKKEGEVVKVMDLVYTTVCNILSNKFFSIDFSDFEGRDVRGVLLKDLLNENAELGATNILDFYPILGGLDIQGIRKKLKEIFRRIPTTWEDILKERRKQRIHGSSHGDFLDALLETGFEDDQINHVIMELFFAGPETSSLTVEWAMAELIKNQDAMHKLCNELTQIIGESPVRESHLPHLPYLQACVKETLRLHPTGPLLLPHRATETCQIMGYTIPKDSIIFVNMWAMGRDPGTWEDPLSFKPERFLDSKLEFKGNDFEYIPFGAGRRMCPGMPLAARLVPMILATFVRLFDWSTPGDMDFAEIDMEERFVITLRKEQPLRLVPRIRKY; via the exons ATGGCTACATACACAATCATAGCAGATATCAGCCTCTTCTCCTTTTTGTACCCTCTTCTTCTGCTACCATTTTTGCTCATTTTCAAGCATATTTTCCTCAAATCTCCACCACTTCCACCAGGTCCATATCCATGGCCCATCATAGGAAACCTCCTCCAAATGGGGGGGAACCTTCATGTCAAACTTGCTAATCTCGCCAAACGCCATGGCCCACTCATGTCTCTCCGCCTCGGTACACAAATCATGGTGGTCGCATCGTCGTCTGCAGCAGCCATGGAAGTACTCAAGACCCATGACCGGACGCTCTCCGGCCGCTATGTCAGTACCACAATTCCAGTTAACAGCCCTAAGCTCAACCATTTGGCAATGGCGTTTGCCAAGGTCTGTAACAGCGACTGGAGGAATCTGAAAGCTATCTGCCGGATGGAGCTGTTTTCAGGCAAAGCAATGGAGTCTCGTGTGGAGTTGAGGGAGAGGAAGGTGATGGAATTGGTggagtttttggaaaaaaaggaAGGTGAAGTGGTGAAGGTTATGGATCTAGTGTATACTACTGTCTGTAATATACTTAGCAATAAGTTTTTTTCAATagatttttctgattttgagGGTAGGGATGTCCGTGGAGTACTGTTGAAGGATCTCCTAAATGAAAATGCAGAGTTGGGGGCTACAAATATATTAGACTTCTATCCTATATTGGGTGGATTGGATATTCAGGGCATTCGGAAGAAATTGAAGGAGATCTTTAGGAGGATTCCCACTACTTGGGAGGACATTctcaaagaaagaagaaagcaaaGGATTCATGGTTCCAGCCATGGAGACTTCTTGGATGCTTTGTTAGAAACTGGGTTTGAAGATGATCAGATCAACCATGTGATTATG GAGCTGTTCTTTGCTGGGCCAGAAACTAGTAGCTTGACAGTAGAATGGGCAATGGCGGAACTGATTAAAAATCAAGATGCCATGCATAAACTTTGCAACGAACTCACACAAATCATTGGTGAATCTCCAGTAAGAGAGTCCCATTTGCCTCATCTGCCCTATCTCCAAGCCTGTGTGAAAGAGACACTGAGATTGCACCCTACAGGACCACTGCTTCTTCCTCACCGAGCCACGGAGACATGCCAAATCATGGGCTACACAATTCCAAAGGACTCCATAATATTTGTGAACATgtgggcaatggggagagaCCCCGGGACTTGGGAGGATCCATTGAGCTTCAAACCAGAAAGGTTTCTGGATTCAAAGTTGGAATTCAAGGGAAACGATTTCGAGTATATACCATTCGGTGCAGGCAGGAGAATGTGTCCAGGAATGCCTCTGGCTGCTAGGCTAGTTCCCATGATTCTGGCAACGTTTGTCCGCCTGTTTGATTGGTCTACTCCGGGCGACATGGACTTTGCCGAGATTGACATGGAGGAGCGGTTTGTTATAACATTGAGGAAGGAACAACCACTGCGTCTTGTTCCTAGGATTAGAAAATATTAG
- the LOC100253791 gene encoding DNA-directed RNA polymerases II, IV and V subunit 6A has translation MADEEYNDVDMGYEDEPPEPEIEEGAEEEAENNNNEDVPDALEEQEKEVHETVERPRKTSKYMTKYERARILGTRALQISMNAPVMVELEGETDPLEIAMKELRERKIPFTIRRYLPDGSYEDWGVDELIVEDSWKRQVGGD, from the exons ATGGCGGACGAAGAGTACAACGACGTGGATATGGG ATATGAGGATGAGCCGCCAGAGCCTGAGATTGAA GAGGGTGCAGAGGAAGAAGCcgaaaataataacaatgaagATGTTCCAGATGCTCTTGAAGAGCAAGAAAAAGAAGTACATGAGACGGTAGAACGGCCCAGAAAGACTTCAAAGTATATGACAAAATATGAGAGAGCAAGAATCTTGGGTACCCGTGCTCTGCAGATCAG CATGAATGCGCCTGTGATGGTTGAATTGGAGGGTGAGACAGATCCACTTGAG ATTGCAATGAAGGAACTTCGTGAGCGGAAGATACCCTTCACCATCCGCCGCTACCTGCCTGATGGAAG TTATGAAGATTGGGGAGTGGATGAATTGATTGTAGAGGATTCATGGAAGAGGCAAGTTGGAGGTGATTGA
- the LOC104882160 gene encoding uncharacterized protein LOC104882160, which translates to MTENSFVQPTVSKFDGHYDHWAMLMENFLCSKDYWGLVENGIPAAAEGVVLIDAQRKNIDDQKLKDLKTKNYLFQALNRSILETVGEFVNEYFARTLTIANRMKANCENKGDVAIVEKILRSMTPKFDYVVCSIEESKDIDTLTIDELQSSLLVHEQCMSSHVEEEHALKITHGDHSGGRSRGHGNINRRGRGRGRQSYNKTTVECYNCHKLGHFQ; encoded by the exons ATGACAGAGAATTCATTTGTGCAGCCAACAGTTTCGAAATTTGATGGGCACTATGATCATTGGGCGATGCTCATGGAAAACTTTTTATGTTCAAAGGATTACTGGGGCTTGGTGGAGAATGGGATTCCTGCAGCAGCAGAAGGTGTTGTTCTCATAGATGCCCAAAGAAAGAACATTGATGATCAGAAGTTGAAAGATTTGAAAACAAAGAACTATCTATTTCAAGCATTAAATCGTTCAATCTTGGAGACA GTAGGAGAATTTGTGAATGAGTATTTTGCTCGGACTCTTACCATAGCCAACAGGATGAAAGCAAATTGTGAGAACAAGGGAGATGTTGCTATAGTTGAAAAGATTTTGAGATCCATGACTCCCAAGTTTGATTATGTTGTGTGTTCCATTGAGGAGTCTAAGGATATAGACACCTTAACTATTGATGAGTTGCAAAGCAGCCTGCTTGTGCACGAACAATGCATGAGTTCTCATGTTGAAGAAGAACACGCTTTGAAAATTACTCATGGAGATCATTCTGGAGGAAGGAGTCGAGGTCATGGAAATATTAACAGAAGAGGAAGGGGACGAGGCAGACAAAGCTACAACAAGACCACTGTGGAGTGCTATAATTGTCACAAACTAGGGCATTTTCAATGA